The nucleotide sequence CTCAAGAACATTTTTAATTCTTGAACACTATTATATTAGAGAAATGAATACTAATGAAACTTCCAAAAATTATGACGAGATGGGTGAACAAAACCCCTCCCAGGATCAGGGTTACCTTTATCACTTTAACAGAGGTCTCGCTTACTTTAACCTGAATAATTACAGTGAGGCTATCAGGGAGTTCGATGAGGCTATCAGGCTTAACCCCTTCCACGCAGACAGTCATTACTACAAAGCCCTGTCCTTAATAGCTCTACAACGGAGTGGGAGTGTTAACGCAGGTATATCAGATTTGTATGAGAGGGCGATCCTGGAGTTTGATGAGGCTATAAAAATAGACCCTAAGAACCCTGAGTACCACTATCAGAAAGGCTTGGCGTTAGAAATTTTAGGTAGACAGTACGAGGCTTTGCTGGAGTATCAAGACGCAATTAAGTTAAACCCCAGGAACCCTGAGTACTACTACAGGAAGGCTATTATCCTTCAGGACCAGGAGAAGTATGTTGACGCAATTGCTGAAGTAGATACTGCCATCAGGCTAAACCCCAAGAATTCCACTTACTATTTTAGGAAAGCTCTTCTCCTGAAATCCATGGGCAAATTGAAAGAAGCCCTTGACCAATTGGACAAGGCTATATCCCTCAACCCTCAGGTGGCTGAATATTATCATCAGAAGGGGTTAATATTAAAGGAGCTAAAGAGGTATGACGACGTCCTCAAGGACTATGATAATGCGATAAAGCTGAGCCCGAATAACCCTGAGTACCACTTCAGGAAGGGAGTCCTCTATTACGAGTTGGGAAAATACGAGAAGGCTGTAATGGAACTAGAGGAGAGCGTCAGGCTAAACCCGAATAACCCTGAGTACCATTACCAGTTAGGACTGGCTCTTTTCCACGTTATGATGTATGAGGACGCTGTGGAGGAGTTTGATAAGGCTGTAAAGCTTGATCCACAAAACCCCCAATACTATTATTACAAGGGTAACGCATTAAAGGCTCTGTGGAAATATGACAAGGCAATAAAGGAGTACGACAAGGCGATATCACTTAACCCCAATGACCCTCTGCCCCACTACCAGAAGGGTGTAGTGTTAAAGACACTGGGTAAGTATGAGGAGGCTATTGTGGAATTGGATGAAGCAATTAAGCTCAACCCAGATAACCAGCAATATAAGATATCCAGAGATGAGGTAGAGAAGACCTTAGAGGCTCTGCGTAAAATGAGGGGAAAGAGGAAATGACGTATCCCCGTGTATAACAGGACGTTGGAAAATTTTCTTATTACGCTATTTAGTCTAAGAGTCTCTTGCGAGTAAGTTTCATGAATTAATAATAATTTTCTACATAAATACGATATAAATTGTAAATAATTATATATTACTTTAATCGGTTAAAGAGTTAGAAATAAGGTAAGAAAGGTGTTAGTAAAACTCAACCACGTGAGTTTAATAATTACTTATATAGAGAAATATAAACTCCGTCTAACTAAATCCCACGATAACCTCCCTCCCTTACCTGACTAACATAACTAAAGAAAGATACTAAATTACATTTCCATGAAAGTCCTTCTTCTCCTCAGTTTTTATCAAAGGTTCACAATTTGAATAATAATTTTTAAATTCGACACATGAAAACTCTTCTCCTCATATTTATATTTAAATATAAAAATAGTGAAGCCACAAAATTAAAATGATTTTTATTGGACGTTACTGTAGGTATTCCAACTTTAGGAAGAGATTCCCTTTACCCCCTGCTGAGAAAATTGAAGACATGGAAGGACGTAGAAATACTACTGGTGTACAAGGGAGAGGTGAAGACGAAGGACTATAACAGGGCAATAGAGCAAAAGGACGGGTATTACGAGGAGGCAATAAACATCATATTTAGGGAGTCCCACTCCTCAATCCTTCTCATAACTGATGATGACGCTATACCCTCTGACACGTGGATCCAAGACCACGTCTCATTTCATGAGAGGAATGAGAAAATAGGTGTAGCTTCAGGAGTAGTGGAGGGTAAGAAGTGGATAAACTACCCCAACTTTACGTTTCAACTGTTCAAGGACACAGTCTACATGGAGGAATATGACCACAGGTTTAAGGACTACGTGGGATACTTAACCAAGACAGGTCTCTCAGTTGACAGGAGACCCCATGACTCAAAAGACCTAGAGAAGACCTTAGCCATAGCAGGGGTTAACATGAGCATCAAAAAGGAAGTGTACAGTAACCTGAGTGTGCCTGAATACAGCATTAGGGGAAGCTATAACGAGAGTCTTATTGCTATCGAGGGGATAAAGAGGGGATACCATTCAGCGATCTTCAACAGGGGTAAAGTAGTTCACACTGGTGAGGAGTCACTCTCCAGGACAGACCAAGAGTGGTTGACCAAATACCTAGCAGTGGAAAAGCACACCTTTCCATATGCTGTGAACTTCTTCTTAAAGATAGACAGTAGACTACTGGAGGATTTCTCCAGGAGAGTTCAGGGAGAGGCTAAAACTGGTTTAGATTTAGCACTAAAGGGGATACTCCACAATATGGACCCCCACAGTTTCAGGGAGGAGCTGAGGAGTATCTACCTGAGATTGAAAGAGGAGGGTGAAAAACACCACAATCACTAAGGAGTGTATCCGTGATCGTTTAACCTGGGTTTGATCCACTGCTATTCCATCTAGTAACTCAACAGGCTATCTCACAATACCGCATTACACTGAGTGTAGTGCTATTAACCTGGTCTGTACTCATACCTCTGTATCTTAACTTTGTATAGAAGAAAAGAGAATATCCAGGCTAATGCGAATGACCCAATTATTATAATTCCTACATTTTCCCACCAGACGTCGGAGTTGATTGTGTCTATTAGACTCCAGAAAGGTCCGCTGAAGTTAAACTCTGACTGTAGTAGTCCGAGTATCTCCAGGGTACCCACAAGAAAGGCTACAATGATGGAGATAAGCGTCATACTAAGGTTATACCACACCTTTCGTAGGGGATTTCCTAGGAAAGCCCACTTATAAGCACCGTTCATGAAGAGCCCATCTGTAGTATCCACAAGTGTCATTCCAGCAGTGAAGAGGAGAGGATAGACTAAGAGGTACCACAAAGGGACTTTGGAGAAAAGTACTGCAGAGCTCGCGCTTATCGCTAGTAGGGCTGTCTCTGTTGCTGTGTCAAAGCCTAGACCGAATAGGAAACCTATAACATAAAGGTGGTACTGGCTGTCCACAATCTTGAATAGTTTGCCGAAAAATCTGTTCATGAACCCTCTTCTGAGTAAGACCTCGTTCAGTTTTCCCTCATCTAATTTACCGCTTTTAACCTGTTTAAAGATCCCGTAAATCTCTAACACAACCAGGAAGTTAAGAAAACCTATGATGTAAAGGAAAAATCCACTTATTAAAGTGCTTAGGGTGGAGCTAATGCTCTGAATAGAGCTTATGTTGTCCAACAGCCTACTAGATAGCATGATCACGAGGGACAAGACAATAACTATCGTTGAGTGTCCCAACGAGAAGAATAGACCTGTAAAGGTAGAGGGTTTGTTCTCTTGCACCAGTTTCCTTGTTGTGTTGTCAATGGCTGCCAAGTGGTCTGCATCGACTGCGTGTCTTAGACCAAACACGTAAGCTAAGACACCTAGGGCAAATAAGGTCGTTGAGGAACCTCTGAAGACTATGCTACTGTTGAAAAACGATGATAGGGTATCTAGCCATATGAAGAGCACAGTAGTTATGACGAGCTCTAATATGAAGAAGAGGGACAGCTTGAGGAAGGGGGTATTTTTGTTTTGCATGAGGTATGGATAGCCTATCCAATATATATTTTTATGTTGAATTGGGGAAGTAAAGTGTCGAAGGTAATTGGTCGTTGAAAGGATAGACACCTCTACAGGAGGGCTAGGAGTATACTGGAGGACTCAGCCAAGAAGGTTGGTAAGTGGGTCGTTAATGTGACTAAATCACTACGTGTTAATACTATCTTGCTGGAGGACTTGAACAACGTGATAAACAGGGTTGAGAAACTACCAACAGGTTTTAGTGACAAGTCGTACTAAATACAGTACCATAGGATACAGTGCTGGGTCGAGTCTATGAAGTACGGTCTGAAAGTTGTCTTTGTTGACCACAAGTATTCTTCAACGTGTTTCATTAAGTGTAATAAAGAGATGAGAGAGGTGTCTCAAGCACCATAAATGTGGAAACTGTGGTTATCAGGGTGACAGAGATATGATTACAGTTGTGAATTTGTAGGGGAGGTGTTCTCTGAGCCTCTTAACACCCCGCTGTATGAGGGATATAGACCCGAACCGATGGGGGATCACTTAGGGAGGAGGTCAGTAGTATATTTAAATATCTGAATATCTAAGAATCTAAGTATGAGAAAAACAGTAGTTACTTTTGATGATGACGTTTATGAGGCTATAGTGAACCTGTCAGTAAAGAAATATGGTAACACTAAGAACATCTCAAGAGTTGTAAATGAACTGCTGAGAAAAGAGCTCTCAAGGAGAAGAAAAGTGCGGAGTAATAGGGTTTCAATGAAGGTCAGTGTAAGAGTCCCTGGAGCAGAGACATTAAGTCCAGAGGAGATCGATAGGATTGCTGAAGAGGAAATTAGCGATAGTTGACACGAATGTCTTAATATTTGACTTTATTGAAGACTCACAGTATCATGATGTTAGCAGGAAGTTGTTGAATTCATTAGACAGAATGTTAATACTACCAAATATACTGGTTGAGTTTATTCTAGTTTCAAGGAGATTGAAGATTAGAGACGAAGATATAAGGAGTAAGGTCGACGAAATACTCAAGAACAGTATTTTAGTAGGAGTAAAGAAGGAAGACATAAAAGAGGCCATAAGTTTAAGTTTAAAAGAGATAAATGACGCCATAATTGTTAGCGTTGCCAAAAGACTGAATTTGCCTATAATTTCCCTCGATAGAGACGTAAAGGAATTGGGTAAGATTGCAGGAGTTATTGTTGTAGACAGACTAGACTAATTTTTGTATATAATGCAATAATTGGAATACAACATTTTGGTGTTGATGTCGTAATAATAGACCCTTCCATTGGTGAGGTATTACCTCTGAATAGAGAATGCGAGATAGTGGTCGAATGCCCTAGTTTACTTAAAGTATATAGGAATAAAGAAGAGGAGAGCCGAAAATTATTCGTCAAAATTAATACCATTGAATATTTCAGAGCTTGGGGATTTAGGTTATATTGATGACAAAGGTTACTTCTTTATTGAGATAGAATAAAGAGGATGATAAATAAAGAAGGGTATAAAGTATGGCCCACCAAGGTTGAAAATAAATTGTATCAACATCCAACTGTGTTGGAAGCTCGTGTAGTATCTACCCTAGAATCATGGAATTCGTTAAATATCTTCGTAAGAGTAGTTCTGGAAAAATATTATTGAGGATGTTACAAGAGAAAGAAAGGGCTAGGTAACTCTAGAACGTATACAGTTAATTATGTAATTAACGTTAGACTCAGCTATTTTTCTTATACTATTTTCTCCTAATAATTTAGTTAAAAGCCCCATATCCATTTTAGCACTCCAAATTACTTTTGTGGATTTTTGCATTTCATATAGGTTAAGCGAAATGTTAATCTTTACGCTAACCCCTGCCGATCTTCCATTGCCGACTATCTCAATTTTCTCATTATCTTTGATTATTTTTGCATTTATATTGGCTGTAATTGTAGACATATGCGGAATATTAAAGCCACTGACATCTATCTTAAAAGTTGCACTTATCTCATTGTCTCCCTTAATCTCGTAACCTTGTAAGCTAGGTAGACATTCTGTAAACATTTTTGGTTCTGTGAAAAATTCCGATACTTTTGCCTTTACCATGTTTACCACAAACTCTCCGCTGATCTCCATTTCATCTCCCTCTTGCAATTAATGATAACAGAAGATATAAAACAGTTTTATATCTCTCTTCATCTAATGATCCTCTTCTCTCCATTACACTTTTTAAAAATATTTTTGATATTCCAATTTTTTCCAAATATTTTTCAAAATCTATTTCACTGGGAGAGATGAGTTTAGTCTCCTTAGTTTTGCTCTTTGCTCTTACTCCCAATTTCTCACTAACCAAATCTCCAACCTTTTCCCCTACTAATCTTGAAGTGGTAAACTTACCTCCTATTATAGATATTAGACCAGATACCCCATCTTCTCTTTCATGATCTAATATTGTGAAATCTCTACTGGCTTTTCTACCGTCCTCACTAGTTCTCATTAAAGGTCTAACAGAAGCGTAGGTTCTAATAACTCTCGTTTTAGATAATTCAGGCACTAATTGAGATCCTTCTTTAATTAACATCTTCACGTCTTCATCTGATATAGTAAAATTATCTGGGTCTTCAATTATAGTTGCCGTAGTACCCAATATTGAAGTATCTTGATATGGTACTATTATATCTCCATCAGAAGGTGGCCTAAGTCTGTTTAGCACTGCGTTATTAACCTTTTTTCCAAACACTGCCATTATTCCAGCTGTAGGCAATATGGGAATCTCTTCTAATCCTGCCATTGTAATGATTTTAAACGCCCAAGGTCCCGAGGTATTTATTATTATATCACTTTTTATTAGGTTCATTTGATTAGTAATTTTATCGAAAACCTTTACACCTTTTATCGAATTTCCATCCCTAATAAATTCTGTTACCTCATTGTACGTCATAATTCTAGCCTTGTTTAGTGACCCCGTTACGGCTATGCTTGATAAAAGATCATAACCATATACTACCTTA is from Sulfolobus acidocaldarius DSM 639 and encodes:
- a CDS encoding PIN domain-containing protein yields the protein MLKRKLAIVDTNVLIFDFIEDSQYHDVSRKLLNSLDRMLILPNILVEFILVSRRLKIRDEDIRSKVDEILKNSILVGVKKEDIKEAISLSLKEINDAIIVSVAKRLNLPIISLDRDVKELGKIAGVIVVDRLD
- a CDS encoding tetratricopeptide repeat protein, giving the protein MPKPLVLSRTFLILEHYYIREMNTNETSKNYDEMGEQNPSQDQGYLYHFNRGLAYFNLNNYSEAIREFDEAIRLNPFHADSHYYKALSLIALQRSGSVNAGISDLYERAILEFDEAIKIDPKNPEYHYQKGLALEILGRQYEALLEYQDAIKLNPRNPEYYYRKAIILQDQEKYVDAIAEVDTAIRLNPKNSTYYFRKALLLKSMGKLKEALDQLDKAISLNPQVAEYYHQKGLILKELKRYDDVLKDYDNAIKLSPNNPEYHFRKGVLYYELGKYEKAVMELEESVRLNPNNPEYHYQLGLALFHVMMYEDAVEEFDKAVKLDPQNPQYYYYKGNALKALWKYDKAIKEYDKAISLNPNDPLPHYQKGVVLKTLGKYEEAIVELDEAIKLNPDNQQYKISRDEVEKTLEALRKMRGKRK
- a CDS encoding SRPBCC family protein; its protein translation is MEISGEFVVNMVKAKVSEFFTEPKMFTECLPSLQGYEIKGDNEISATFKIDVSGFNIPHMSTITANINAKIIKDNEKIEIVGNGRSAGVSVKINISLNLYEMQKSTKVIWSAKMDMGLLTKLLGENSIRKIAESNVNYIINCIRSRVT
- a CDS encoding HoxN/HupN/NixA family nickel/cobalt transporter, whose amino-acid sequence is MQNKNTPFLKLSLFFILELVITTVLFIWLDTLSSFFNSSIVFRGSSTTLFALGVLAYVFGLRHAVDADHLAAIDNTTRKLVQENKPSTFTGLFFSLGHSTIVIVLSLVIMLSSRLLDNISSIQSISSTLSTLISGFFLYIIGFLNFLVVLEIYGIFKQVKSGKLDEGKLNEVLLRRGFMNRFFGKLFKIVDSQYHLYVIGFLFGLGFDTATETALLAISASSAVLFSKVPLWYLLVYPLLFTAGMTLVDTTDGLFMNGAYKWAFLGNPLRKVWYNLSMTLISIIVAFLVGTLEILGLLQSEFNFSGPFWSLIDTINSDVWWENVGIIIIGSFALAWIFSFLLYKVKIQRYEYRPG
- a CDS encoding FAD-dependent oxidoreductase: MEIKTSVLVIGGGANGLFTALDLALRGIDVTLVERRDIGSGTSGRFHGLLHSGARYAVTDPESAKECIQENNIISKIAPHAIRDTGGLFLGITKEDLEFLDKFLSSLKKLGIEHKIVDNNQVLQEEPYVNKDLKIAIWVPDKVVYGYDLLSSIAVTGSLNKARIMTYNEVTEFIRDGNSIKGVKVFDKITNQMNLIKSDIIINTSGPWAFKIITMAGLEEIPILPTAGIMAVFGKKVNNAVLNRLRPPSDGDIIVPYQDTSILGTTATIIEDPDNFTISDEDVKMLIKEGSQLVPELSKTRVIRTYASVRPLMRTSEDGRKASRDFTILDHEREDGVSGLISIIGGKFTTSRLVGEKVGDLVSEKLGVRAKSKTKETKLISPSEIDFEKYLEKIGISKIFLKSVMERRGSLDEERYKTVLYLLLSLIARGR
- a CDS encoding glycosyltransferase family A protein, whose protein sequence is MDVTVGIPTLGRDSLYPLLRKLKTWKDVEILLVYKGEVKTKDYNRAIEQKDGYYEEAINIIFRESHSSILLITDDDAIPSDTWIQDHVSFHERNEKIGVASGVVEGKKWINYPNFTFQLFKDTVYMEEYDHRFKDYVGYLTKTGLSVDRRPHDSKDLEKTLAIAGVNMSIKKEVYSNLSVPEYSIRGSYNESLIAIEGIKRGYHSAIFNRGKVVHTGEESLSRTDQEWLTKYLAVEKHTFPYAVNFFLKIDSRLLEDFSRRVQGEAKTGLDLALKGILHNMDPHSFREELRSIYLRLKEEGEKHHNH